AATAGGCTGAATAGAAGTACATGGTGCCCGCGCTTCAATTTATCAATTTCTTGCTACCAGAACCATGAAAAATCACATGAAGAAATTCAGGAGGCTTAGATATATAGTTTAACTTTCTAGTCAATGCAGTTGCTGCCAAACATTGCCACGGTAGAGAGGAACACGATAAGGACGAGTAATGCACTTTTACGTTTAGAAAGCGTAAACACCTGTCCCCCAGATGCGCTCTGGTCCACTCTAGGCGGAGCATCGCAAAGCGTCACTGTAATCACCCACCCCCATTGGTTCTTCGATCCGCCGCCGGCCAGCCACGACGGCCAGGTTTTCCCGGCGGCGAAGCTCGGCGCCACGGCGGAGCTTACATGGCGATTGGATGCGGTGGGAGTCAGACGGCGAGCTGCAGTGGTTCTTGTGACAATGTCGATCACTGATTTCTCTGTACTCGATCCATCCACCTGCTGCATTGTCGGTCACTAATTTCTCTGCATTCAATCAATCAACTGCATTGTCGGTCACTAATCAATCCTTAGAACGATGACTTCCCGACTGTTTACTACGACAAGTTTTTTACCGGGCTCTGGCGAGTGAGGGGCGATGACGCGGGTGTGATTTCGGCTCGCTTTAAGTGTTTGCAGTCGCCGCTAGATGGTCTATGGATCTGgatataatttttattatttttggtaTTTGTTGTACTGCCATAATTGAAGATGAATTGATTGGAAGTTTTCTCCAGAAAGAAAGAAAGGAGAAAGTCAAGATGAAGTAAACATAAGACAACTAGTGTTGAGGAATTGTGAAAGAGTAGGCACGCGTAACATGTGGACGATGTTGAATACGCCTTGATTTATGGAAAGCGTCAAATACCTGCCCCAAAATACGGATAGCGTCCCTGGAATCACCCACCCCCCAAATCAGAAATCGCTGCCATTCCCTCGTGCTCCATTGGTTCGACCCGCCGTCGGCGACGCCACGCCGGGCAGGTTTCCCGGTGGTTGGGCCGCGGCCAAGCTTGGAGATGGGATTTGGAGCCTGCCTGGCGACGGGAGTCGGACGGCGAGCTGTGGCGACAGGCGCGCCATGCCGGTGGATCGGCCGCAGATTGCGTCGCCGCTACGGTGGTTCGATTCCGGCGTCGTCGTCGGTCCGATCAAGACCGGACGCCGGCTGCGGAGGTGTCCTGCCGGTGGTCCACGCCGCCCCGGCCGGAGATTTTGGCTTCGGCCAAGACCGGCGTCGGTGCTGTTCAAAGATGCAGACAAGTCCTGTCAGGCCGACCCCCCTGCACTGGTGAAGACGACGCGATGCCACTCATCACTCCGTCAGCTGCAGTGTGTGGAACAATGTCAGGTATCAATCAATTCATCACTAGTATTCTCCACTcacccactcactttcttgctgTTCGTCTGAAACAATGCCAGGTATCAATTTCTCACTGTTGGGGACGGCGCTAGTGGGAGGCTCTAGCTCACTGTTCTTGCAGCATCGGATGCTCTCGCTGTTCATCTGAAAAGATGTCGGGCATCAATTATTTCTCTCCATCAATCATGGCCTTTTCTAGCTTGCTTTAGCACCCAAACCATCAATCATTGTCACTTATCGCTCTCCATCGGCAGCTGCTCCATACCACAAGCACACGCTCCTGCCGGCACTAGATCCCCTCCTCATTTTGCTCCACCCACCAGATCTAGCTACCATTGGCACTGCAACTTCTGAAGCAGCGAGGGTAGAGAGGCATGGAGCCGACGGCCGTCAGCGTGGGCAAGGCCGCTCTGGGCGGCGCGCTGGGCTACGCCACGTCCAAGGCGGCAGAGGAAATTGCCCTGCAGCTAGGCGTCGAGCGTGATGTCAAGTTCATCAGGGATGAGCTGCAGATGATGCAGTCCTTCTTGATGACGGCTGATGAGGAGCAGAGCCAGAACAAGGTGCTCACCACCTGGGTGCAGCAGATCGGGGTCCTGGCCTACAAAGTGGAGGACAGCCTCATGGATTTTGGCCTCCACTCCGAGAAAAAGCCATTTTTGGGGTGCATCCCTCGCAGGCCAGGTGATCGGCGTCGCATCGCCAAGGAGGTGAAGCAGCTGAGGGCCGAGGTGGAGGACGTGAGCAACAGGAACCTGCGCTATCGCCTTATCAAGGAGAGCTCAGGCTCCAAGCCTACCACGGCTGAGGAGCAGGTCAGCATCGCCAATGCGGCAATGTTTGCCACTGTCGAAAAGGACTCAACATCAAAGGTGAACCTCCACCAGCTGGTTACCAGCAATGATGTGAACCTTAGGGTGATCTCCATGTGGGGAACTAGCGGTGATCTTGGAAAGACTTCTGCCATCCACGAAGTTTATGATGACCCAATGATACTGAAAAGGTTTGGATTCCGTGCTTGGATTAGGTTGATGCATCCTTTCAATCCGCAAGAGTTCCTCAGGGGCTTGTTATGGCAATTTTATGAAAATTACCATGATGAGGTTGGAAAATCCGAACAAGGAACGAGTGTCGTGCCTAATGTTCTGGCCAACATGGAGAGGATGGATCAAAGAGATTTAGTCCGTATGTTTAGTGAGCAGTTGTGCAGCAATGGCTACCTGGTTGTCATAAATGACCTGACCACGATAGAAGAGTGGCATTGCATTAAGAAGTACTTTCCTGACAACAAGAAACAAAGTAGAATCATCGTTTCTACTCAGCAAGCTGAAATTGCAAGCTTGTGCACAGAGAAACCGTATCAAGTTTCAGAGTTAAAGCAGCTGTCATGTGATCAAACTATTTATTTGTTCCACAAGAAGGTAGATCTGTTCCTCGCCTTGGTTTCTGTTATAAATTTGCTTCTTGCTTTTATGGATCATTGATTCTTTTCATTTTTTTAGTTGCAGAAATCGGAGGAGCAGGTCAGCGTGGCCAGTGTTAGTTTGGAAATGTTTAACACTGACGAAGCAAGGTTTCCTGATGTGGAGAATGAGAAACTGAAGGTGGGACTCTGCCAACCGATCGAAATTTGAATTTTGAGTTACATGTGTGTGGGCTACAGTTGGGTTATGTAAATGTTCTTTGTTTGTATCCTTTATCCTCATACACACAGAAACACACGGTGAAATCTTAGCTAGTCAAATTTGATACTCAAAAAATATGTGTATGAATTAGCTAATCTTGATGCTCAAAGATATTTAGCAAACTTTAGAATTTGATGGAAATAAACTGAGACATGTCGAGACATGCTTCTCAGTTGAATTTATGCTAATTGAAAGTGTGCACTTGAAAATCCTTCATATTTGAGTACTATCTCACATAAACACTTGAAACAGAAATGCAGCTTAGAGTGGCATTGAGCGACAAATCATCCGTTTGACATGGGACCTAATACCTTTCCAGTTTCCATAGTTCATGTTTTTTTACGCTTAGTTCACAATCACAGTTATTCTTGTCTGTAAAAACCCACTTGTCATTTCCATTGCACCACACAAGTACGTGCATGTTATGAATGAACTAATCCTGGTGCTTAAACATATTTGACAAACTTTAAAATTTGAGGGAAATAAAACTGATATGTCGAGACATGCCTCCTACTAATATTTGTGCTAATCGAAAAGTACATGTGCTTTGAAATTGAACTAAGATATATATGATTTAGATATTTTGTTGGGCATATTGCTCTCACTAAAAGTGTGCACATGAAACCCTCAATATTTAAAAAGACATGCAGGTAGTCTGAATGTGAAAAATGTGTAGAGCACAAGTACATAAATTCTCATAGATCTGTTTTTTGTTCAGGGTATGCGTACATCATGGTCTGCTGAGCTTATTTCCGACTCAAACAAAGTTTCTACTGCCGAGGAAAACACAACAATGGCCACTGATGAAATACAGGAGGAACCCCAAGAATCCAACAATGCAGGTGAAGACAAAGTTGGCAATTCAACTGCTAGAAAGAAGTTTGAACGCAGCAGGACACTGGGGCTGGCTGATGAAGTGGTCTGTGGGCGCGAAACAGAGAAATCTATTCTTATCAGATTAGTTGGCCAACCAGACAACAGTCAAGGTTCTAAGGTGATCTCAGTTTGGGGAATGGGGGGTCTGGGAAAAACCACTGTTGTCCGAAGCATCTACCGAAGTCAGCAGCTTGGTGGCTGGAAGCGTGCATGGGCCACTGCATTGCGTCCTTTTAACCCTGAAGTACTCCTTAGAGATTTGGCTTTGCAGCTTCAGAATGCTATTCAAGAAGATCCTGTCGGATCAACAGCAACTGGAGTGCAAAAGAAAAACATATCAGTGATGAAACTTCAAGACTTGAAGGATGAGCTAGCTCGAATACTAAAAGTACAAAAGTGCCTTCTTGTTCTTGATGATATATTGTCCACTTCTGAATGGGATTTGGTCAAATCGTGTTTGCATAATGCTGGAAGGATCATAGTCACCACAAGACAAAAAGATGTTGCGAAACATTGTTCAAGAGAAAACAAGAACATGTACTATCTTGAAGGCCTGAAAGATGATGCTGCACTTGACCTCTTCATGAAGAAGGTAGTTTTGTAACCAGTACCATTTCTTCTCTTTCATATTAGTTTTGCTTCCCATTATATTAGTTTCGCCTCACATAAGATTATATTTGTAAGCATACAATCTGATGTCTTCTTTGATGAAAATGGTAAAACACTAATAGTTCATACCGAAATATTAGATCTATGACAATGTCCACCAATAGATATGGGAAAATATTAAATCTGAAGTAGCCTTCTGAATTCCGGGCAAGCACTTTGGTGGGTTCGTGTGACATGGTAGCTTCCTTGGACACTGTGAGTGAAGCCTCCTGATGTGCGTCGTATTGGGACCTCCACAGGGCCTTGGACCGGTGATGGCCATGGGCTGGCAAGTTTGTGGATCTCTTTTGGCACACGAAACAGCAACACCTGTGTTGACTGTTATGTTAGTGCCTCGGCCGTGCATGGACGATGACCATGCTTATGCTAGCTTGGGTTGTCTACACAATGAGGCGGCAGGAGGACGACATTTAGTGGCCCGGGAGTTTGTTGCAATAGATGCAGAGTGTGGCTTTGTGCCGTGGTGCGACCTCTAGGTTGTTGACCACGGTTGGTAGTTCAACAACTTTATGTCATTTCCAGGGTGTCTCACATGCTCGGCTTGGTCAAGCCGGTGCTTTCTCCTCATTGTGTGGGTCATGTTGTATTTACCCTACGTAGTGGGAGGCCTTGTTTGTGGTGTGAGGTTGTGATTTACTGTTGTTGATGGGCTAGTCTTTTCTCTAGTTGTGGTCCGTGTTCGTGTGTGTGTTCGTGTGAGGACATCATCAAGGCTGTTATTGGTTTGATGGAGTGTGCATTGTAATGGGTGCCTAGCGATTTGTCGGGTGTTGTCCTCTGTGTTGGTGTTTGGATGTACTTGCATAGTCTTAGGCTTGTATATTATTCTTTCTAACAATGCCATAACACGCAAAGCTTTTGCGCTTTCTCGGGAAAGTTTCATACAAAATATGCAGTTATCCTGTGCAAGAAAATTTGAAGAGTTAAAGTATCAATTTTGTCCCCTCATTGTTTCCCCACACGCCACAGAAATGTAACAAACATTTTGTTGCGATTATAATTAGGTAGGTCTCAAAATGAAATCAcattctctcttgccatgagcGATGTTGATGTAAATGTTTCGCTTCCTTGATTTAGTTACAGTGTCGAATGTTCTCTCCAGACTCAATGTCTGTTTAATGGAAGTTGGTGAAGTAGCTAAATTGCTTTGTTAGGTGCAAGTTTTTTTTTTTGCTGGTATTGTTTGGAGTCGAGCAATAATAGTTCTTTTGCCTGTACTTTTTTTAGTGAATCTTGTCACAAAATTAATTTGAATTTGTCAACCAGTCATCAGGTTTGTTACCAGACTTATGCGTCCAAATTTCAACCTTCTTATCCTCAAATATATTTGTTTATTTCATAAAATGTAATTATGTAAATTACTTGAACTTCGTCTTCGTGATTTATTTTGAGTTTCCTGGAAGTATGTACTTTTTACCGGAGCATGCGCTCGCATAATTGGATTATGGTACTCGTGCTCTCAGGTGCACATTTGAATTGTAGCAGTATCTAGGATGACAATGTTTAGTGCACACCTGAGCAACATGGTAATTTGAATGCTGATGAATTCTCAATATGTAGAGAATTTCATTTTCATATCACCTCTACATGATAGTAACAGAAGGGAAATTTCAAAAAAAGTGTTAAatcaaattatgagagaaaatttTCATAACAAACTTACCCTTAGGGTCAGGACTTCACTTCGAGAATCTATAAGTTGACGCTAGGACAAACAAGTTCATATTATTTCATTCTTAGTTTAGCAACAGTCATTCTTTAATCCAAATAGttaactttgtcaaattccattGCAGGTATTCAAGGACAATATTAAAAAAATTGATTTAGTCCCAGCTATGATGGAGCAAGCAAGACTGATCCTACATAAATGTGATGGACTTCCCCTTGCAATATCGACTATCGGTGGATTCCTAGCGAGCAAGCCAAAAACTGCTATTGAATGGAGGAAGATGAATGATCGAATTGGCACTGAATTGGAGATAAATCCTGAACTTAGGACAATAAAGACAATTCTTATGAGGAGCTACGATGGTTTGCCATACCATCTCAAGTCTGCTTTCTTATACCTATCCATATTTCAAGAAGACCAGAGAATTAGGTGGGGTTGCTTGGTGAGGCGGTGGACTGCAGAGGGTTACTCAAGAGATATGCATGGCATGACTGCAATTGAACTTTGTCGGAGGTACTTTGATGAGCTCTTGGAGAGGAGTATGATCCTGCCAGGGGAAGGGACAGACCAATACAGTCACAAAATCAATTCTTGTCAACTTCATGATATGATCCGTGAAATATGTATCTCAAAGGCTAGGGAGGAAAACCTTGTTTTGACGCTGGAGGAAGGATGTTGTTTGAGTGACACACAAGGTGCAATACGTCATCTTGTCATTGGCAGCAACTGGAAAAGGGATAAAGATGTGCTGGAGAGCAAGCTAGACTTGTCACACATACGGTCATTGACCATTTTTGGGGAGTGGAGATCGTTTTTCATCTCTGACAATATGAGGTTCCTCCGAGTGCTTGACTTAGAAGACACACTGGAGTTAAAAGATCATCATCTTGATGATATTGGGCAGCTCCGTCACCTCAAGTATCTTTCTCTTCGAGGATGTCGGAACATTTTATACCTGCCTAAATCTTTGCAAAATTTGAGGCATCTGGAAATGCTGGATCTCAGAGGTACATGTATATATGAGTTGCCAACAACAATCACCAATCTTCAGAAGCTGCAACACCTTCGTGGAGATTCGCTTGTCTTGAGACCACAAGTTCTAGATGCTGGTTTGAACAGATATGATATATTCAATCTATACCGCTTCCAGAAGATGAAGCTAGATGGCGTTATACAAGGGGTTGGTAAATTGAAGGCCCTTCACACACTAGGTGGTGTTGATGTTTCCGGGAGAAATGGAAATGTCACTGTAAAAGAGCTTGGAGAGCTTACTCAGCTACATAAGCTTAAAGTGGGTGGTCTCAGCTACAGAAACATCAATGAGTTATGGTCTGCCATTGCTGGTCATGATCAACTTCAATCTTTGTCAGTTAAAATAATAGGTGGCTGGCATGAAGAGAATAACGTGTTAGATGGCTGTTTGGGTGATGGTTTGTTGCCACCAAGCAGCCTCGAGAGCCTCACTCTGCTTGGTAAGCTAGTCAATGTAACAAAATGGATCCGTACGCTTCAGAATCTCTCCAAGTTGGTGCTCACATATAGCAGATTGAAGCAAGATGATGCCATACAAGCCCTTGGATTTCTACCGAATCTTGCAGTTCTGCGTCTGAGGATGGATTCGTTCTGGGGGGCACAGCTACATTTCCATAGCTCATCTTTCCCGAGTCTCATGGTGCTGGAGTTGTGTTGGTTACACAACCTCCAGTCGGTGCTGTTTGAAAAAGACGCAATGCCTAAGCTAGAGGTGCTACAAATTGgtcagtgcaaaaatctgaatgGATTCTCCGGGCTGCCAGCCCTCGGAAGCCTCAAGGAGATTCGGTTGGGTAGTTATGAACTCAGTGAAACATTGAAGGCATCGGTGCAGAGTCAGGTAGCAGAGGATATGAAGCACGTGAGAGTGAATATTTTTTGACTAAATTTTCTTTATATGCATGTATATATAGATTCCATCGGGGACCAAATTAAGATTGATGCGTGTACTCGCTCTTGTAAGTGTTCCTTTGGTACTTACTAGTGTAGTAGATACCACGATGGCAGAATAACTAATCATTGCTTGTTCTCCCACGCTGATTCAGTTTCTTTTTTGTGTTTGATCGAACAGGCATTTCTTTGATTTTGGCTCCTGCTGCAGTAATGGGTGATGGCATGTCCTTGATTATGTGGCCTAACTGAACCCATTACTGCTCCTCTGCTACTACCCGTTACTGCTGCCTATCCCTATCCCCAATCCTCTGCTTCTACTCAGCTTGTGTTGCTTCATCTGCTCCGGTCCATCTGCTGCTGTATGTAGGTCCATTGCTAAGAGTGTTCTGATCAGTGGTTTTGGATATCCTTAGGCTGAGTCCTATTTCTGCATATGCTCAAGAAAGGACACTGAAACAGAGTGTTCACCGTTGAACCACGGTCCATACACCAGGTGGCTGCCACGATGTGTAACCTGAATGAATGCCTCAGCGTGTTGAGCCACTGCGTGTGGGCCTTCATGTTGAAAAGTGAAAGCGAATACATCTGAATTCCCCTCCCGACTGAACCTTGAGGAGCTGATAGCCAACAAAAGTCTAAAACATCCTCATCATCCTCAGTCAGTCTTGTTCCTTTCTTTTCTTAAGAAGGTAAACATCATCATAGTACTCCCAACTACAGAACAGCTCCACAACTAATGACTGAATGTCATGACTGCATCTATCTATGTAGTACATCCTcacttttgctcataaataaaaaAGTTGTAGTACAGCCTCTTACCTCCCTTGCAAATTCCATGTTAAGGAGGAAGACGACGGACTACGTACATATGTATGACAGGCGAAGAACTGTCAGCAGCACAGCCCAGAGAAAAAGCAGAGGTTTGACTTTCACACACCGCCAACAACCCGAACATGTTAACCCCTGAgaaaaaagatgcatgcatgcatgtatgtatgttctgttggaaatatgccctagaggcaataataaatggttattattatatttctttgttcatggtaattgtctattgttcatgctataattgtattgttcggaaatcgtaatacatgtgtgaatacatagaccacaaagtgtccctagtaagcctctagttgactagctcgttgatcaacagatagtcatggtttcctgactatggacattgaatgtcattgataacgggatcaaatcattaggagaatgatgtgatggacaagacccaatcctaagcatagcataaaagatcgtgtagtttcgtttgctagagcttttccaatgtcaagtatctttttcttagaccatgagatcgtgcaactcccggataccgtaggagtgctttgggtgtgccaaacgtcgcaacgtaactgggtgactataaaggtgcactacggatatctccgaaagtgtctgttgggttggcacggatcgagactgggatttttcactccgtgtgacggagaggtatctctgggcccactcgataatgcatcatcattatgagctcaatgtgactaaggcgttagtcacgggatcatgcattgcggtacgagtaaagagacttgccggtaacgagattgaacaaggtattgggataccgacgatcgaatctcgggcaagtaacataccgattgacaaagggaattgtatacgggattgattgaatcctcgacatcgtggttcatccgatgagatcatcgtggaacatgtgggagccaacatgggtatccagatcccgctgttggttcttgaccggagaggcgtctcggtcatgtctgcatgtctcccgaacccgtagggtctacacacttaaggttcggtgacgctagggttgtagagatatatgtatgcggaaacccgaaagttgttcggagtcccggatgagatcccggacgtcacaagaggttccggaatggtccggaggtgaagaattatatataggaagtccagtttcgaccaccgggaaagtttcgagggttaccggtattgtaccgggaccaccgaaagggtcccggggtccaccgggtggggccacctatcccggagggccccgtgggctgaaagtggaagggaaccagcccttagtgggctggggcgccccccgcTTGGGCCTCCCctcatgcgcctagggttgggaaccctaggggggggggagcttcccccttgccttggggggcaaggcaacccctttcccccctttggccgccgccccccttggagatcccatctcccagggccggcgcccccccaggggcctatataaagggagggggggagggagggcagcaaccgacagccttgggcgcctccctcctcccctgttacacctctccgtctctcacagaagctcggcgaagccctgccggagacccgctacatccaccaccacgccgtcgtgctgctggatctccatcaacctctccttcccccttgctggatcaagaaggaggagacgtcgctgcaccgtacgtgtgttgaacgcggaggtgccatccgttcggcacttggtcatcggtgatttggatcacggcgagtacgactccgtcatccacgttcattggaacgcttccgctcgcgatctacaagggtatgtagatgcactcctttcccctcgttgctagtagactccatagatgcatcttggtgagcgtaggaaaattttaaattatgctatgattcccaacagtggcatcatgagccaggcctatgcgtagttactatgcacgagtagaacacaaagcagttgtgggcgttgagtttgccaattcttcttgccgctactagtattttcttgtttcggcggcattgtaggatgaagcggcccggaccgaccttacacgtacgcttacgtgagacaggttccaccgactgacatgcactagatgcataaggtggctagcgggtgtctgtctctcctactttagtcggaacagattcgatgaaaagggtccttatgaagggtaaatacaAATTGGCAAATCGCGTTGTGATCATAcataggtaagaaaacgttcttgctagaaacctacaaaccacgtaaaaacttgcaacaacaattagaggacgtctaacttgtttttgcagcaagtgctatgtgatgtgatatggccagaagatgtgatgaatgatatatgtgatgtatgagattgatcatattcttgtaataggaatcacgacttgcatgtcgatgagtatgacaaccggcaggagccataggagttgtctttattattttgcatgacctgcgtgtcattgaataacgccatgtaaattactttactttgttgctaaacgagttagccatagaagtagaagtaatcgttggcatgacgacttcatgaagacacaatgatggagatcatgatgatggagatcatggtgtcatgccggtgacgaagatgatcatggtgccccgaagatggagatcaaaggagcataatgatatttgccatatcatgtcactatttgattgcatgtgatgtttatcatgttttttgcatcttatttgcttagaacgacggtagtaagatgatcccttataataatttcgaggtcgagcatgagtcgtatagaagatacgatcaacatggagatgttcaccgatcttgactagtccgtctcacgtgatgatcggacacggcctagttaactcggatcatgtttcacttagatgactagagggatgtctatctgagtgggagttcattgaataatttgattatatgaacttaattatcatgaacttagtctaaaatctttacactatgtcttgtagatcaaatggccaacgttgtcctcaatttcaacgcgttcctagagaaaaccaagctgaaagatgatggcagcaactatacggactgggtccggaacctgaggatcatcctcatagtagccaaga
The sequence above is a segment of the Aegilops tauschii subsp. strangulata cultivar AL8/78 chromosome 6, Aet v6.0, whole genome shotgun sequence genome. Coding sequences within it:
- the LOC109762844 gene encoding disease resistance protein Pik-2 isoform X1; amino-acid sequence: MEPTAVSVGKAALGGALGYATSKAAEEIALQLGVERDVKFIRDELQMMQSFLMTADEEQSQNKVLTTWVQQIGVLAYKVEDSLMDFGLHSEKKPFLGCIPRRPGDRRRIAKEVKQLRAEVEDVSNRNLRYRLIKESSGSKPTTAEEQVSIANAAMFATVEKDSTSKVNLHQLVTSNDVNLRVISMWGTSGDLGKTSAIHEVYDDPMILKRFGFRAWIRLMHPFNPQEFLRGLLWQFYENYHDEVGKSEQGTSVVPNVLANMERMDQRDLVRMFSEQLCSNGYLVVINDLTTIEEWHCIKKYFPDNKKQSRIIVSTQQAEIASLCTEKPYQVSELKQLSCDQTIYLFHKKLQKSEEQVSVASVSLEMFNTDEARFPDVENEKLKGMRTSWSAELISDSNKVSTAEENTTMATDEIQEEPQESNNAGEDKVGNSTARKKFERSRTLGLADEVVCGRETEKSILIRLVGQPDNSQGSKVISVWGMGGLGKTTVVRSIYRSQQLGGWKRAWATALRPFNPEVLLRDLALQLQNAIQEDPVGSTATGVQKKNISVMKLQDLKDELARILKVQKCLLVLDDILSTSEWDLVKSCLHNAGRIIVTTRQKDVAKHCSRENKNMYYLEGLKDDAALDLFMKKVFKDNIKKIDLVPAMMEQARLILHKCDGLPLAISTIGGFLASKPKTAIEWRKMNDRIGTELEINPELRTIKTILMRSYDGLPYHLKSAFLYLSIFQEDQRIRWGCLVRRWTAEGYSRDMHGMTAIELCRRYFDELLERSMILPGEGTDQYSHKINSCQLHDMIREICISKAREENLVLTLEEGCCLSDTQGAIRHLVIGSNWKRDKDVLESKLDLSHIRSLTIFGEWRSFFISDNMRFLRVLDLEDTLELKDHHLDDIGQLRHLKYLSLRGCRNILYLPKSLQNLRHLEMLDLRGTCIYELPTTITNLQKLQHLRGDSLVLRPQVLDAGLNRYDIFNLYRFQKMKLDGVIQGVGKLKALHTLGGVDVSGRNGNVTVKELGELTQLHKLKVGGLSYRNINELWSAIAGHDQLQSLSVKIIGGWHEENNVLDGCLGDGLLPPSSLESLTLLGKLVNVTKWIRTLQNLSKLVLTYSRLKQDDAIQALGFLPNLAVLRLRMDSFWGAQLHFHSSSFPSLMVLELCWLHNLQSVLFEKDAMPKLEVLQIGQCKNLNGFSGLPALGSLKEIRLGSYELSETLKASVQSQVAEDMKHVRVNIF
- the LOC109762844 gene encoding disease resistance protein Pik-2 isoform X2 — translated: MEPTAVSVGKAALGGALGYATSKAAEEIALQLGVERDVKFIRDELQMMQSFLMTADEEQSQNKVLTTWVQQIGVLAYKVEDSLMDFGLHSEKKPFLGCIPRRPGDRRRIAKEVKQLRAEVEDVSNRNLRYRLIKESSGSKPTTAEEQVSIANAAMFATVEKDSTSKVNLHQLVTSNDVNLRVISMWGTSGDLGKTSAIHEVYDDPMILKRFGFRAWIRLMHPFNPQEFLRGLLWQFYENYHDEVGKSEQGTSVVPNVLANMERMDQRDLVRMFSEQLCSNGYLVVINDLTTIEEWHCIKKYFPDNKKQSRIIVSTQQAEIASLCTEKPYQVSELKQLSCDQTIYLFHKKKSEEQVSVASVSLEMFNTDEARFPDVENEKLKGMRTSWSAELISDSNKVSTAEENTTMATDEIQEEPQESNNAGEDKVGNSTARKKFERSRTLGLADEVVCGRETEKSILIRLVGQPDNSQGSKVISVWGMGGLGKTTVVRSIYRSQQLGGWKRAWATALRPFNPEVLLRDLALQLQNAIQEDPVGSTATGVQKKNISVMKLQDLKDELARILKVQKCLLVLDDILSTSEWDLVKSCLHNAGRIIVTTRQKDVAKHCSRENKNMYYLEGLKDDAALDLFMKKVFKDNIKKIDLVPAMMEQARLILHKCDGLPLAISTIGGFLASKPKTAIEWRKMNDRIGTELEINPELRTIKTILMRSYDGLPYHLKSAFLYLSIFQEDQRIRWGCLVRRWTAEGYSRDMHGMTAIELCRRYFDELLERSMILPGEGTDQYSHKINSCQLHDMIREICISKAREENLVLTLEEGCCLSDTQGAIRHLVIGSNWKRDKDVLESKLDLSHIRSLTIFGEWRSFFISDNMRFLRVLDLEDTLELKDHHLDDIGQLRHLKYLSLRGCRNILYLPKSLQNLRHLEMLDLRGTCIYELPTTITNLQKLQHLRGDSLVLRPQVLDAGLNRYDIFNLYRFQKMKLDGVIQGVGKLKALHTLGGVDVSGRNGNVTVKELGELTQLHKLKVGGLSYRNINELWSAIAGHDQLQSLSVKIIGGWHEENNVLDGCLGDGLLPPSSLESLTLLGKLVNVTKWIRTLQNLSKLVLTYSRLKQDDAIQALGFLPNLAVLRLRMDSFWGAQLHFHSSSFPSLMVLELCWLHNLQSVLFEKDAMPKLEVLQIGQCKNLNGFSGLPALGSLKEIRLGSYELSETLKASVQSQVAEDMKHVRVNIF